The Amblyomma americanum isolate KBUSLIRL-KWMA chromosome 6, ASM5285725v1, whole genome shotgun sequence genome has a window encoding:
- the LOC144093468 gene encoding thioredoxin domain-containing protein, whose protein sequence is MLHRVIVPLTVFLVPQFLLVHSGDSDLEEFRTTIAKHDRVLVIFTQECCTCTECVEVEQILHAKQPELSDDYGVGVVKVVNKPQIEERYGVTSRPALVFFRRSVPALFEGHHDPDSILEWVGRSLEPSVKVLDDNSFEHLTQAATGATTGNWLVVFHTDKCLKQELATCVLEGLSSKIKGTTNVAIVDIDRSPGLAERFAIKECPTIYFFRLGKMYKYNLKKLEIKSLKNFADGLFKNMKAHPVPVPQTPFDKMVEKIALFLKEHRRTVMLGFVAFFSVTYTIYKALSLRKAKKPLKKD, encoded by the exons ATGCTTCACCGCGTGATTGTGCCGCTAACAGTATTTTTAGTACCACAATTTTTGCTGGTGCATTCTGGGGATTCTGATCTGGAAGAATTCCGTACGACGATAGCGAAGCATGACAGAGTGCTCGTGATATTCA CTCAAGAATGCTGCACCTGCACGGAATGCGTCGAAGTCGAACAGATTCTGCATGCAAAGCAGCCGGAGTTGAGCGACGACTACGGAGTGGGTGTTGTGAAAGTGGTCAACAAACCGCAGATTGAAGAACGCTATGGTGTGACCTCCAGGCCAGCTCTGGTATTTTTCCGAAGATCAGTACCTGCCCTCTTCGAAG GTCACCACGACCCAGACAGCATACTGGAATGGGTAGGCCGGAGCTTAGAGCCTTCAGTTAAGGTCCTCGACGACAACTCTTTTGAGCATCTTACACAAGCTGCGACAGGGGCCACTACAGGAAACTGGCTTGTTGTGTT CCATACAGATAAGTGCCTCAAACAAGAGTTGGCAACATGCGTGCTGGAGGGGCTATCATCAAA AATCAAAGGGACTACAAATGTTGCCATAGTTGACATTGACCGCTCTCCAGGCTTGGCAGAACGGTTTGCAATCAAAGAATGCCCCACCATATACTT CTTCCGACTTGGTAAAATGTACAAGTACAACCTCAAAAAGCTGGAGATCAAGTCGTTAAAGAATTTCGCAGATGGCCTGTTCAAAAACATGAAAGCTCATCCAGTGCCAGTGCCTCAGACACCATT TGACAAGATGGTCGAGAAGATTGCACTGTTCTTGAAG GAACACAGAAGAACTGTGATGTTGGGATTCGTGGCGTTTTTCTCAGTCACTTACACCATATACAAGGCTCTCTCACTTCGAAAGGCAAAGAAACCATTGAAGAAAGATTGA